The following proteins are encoded in a genomic region of Streptococcus cristatus AS 1.3089:
- the trxA gene encoding thioredoxin: protein MVAAVTDATFAEETKDGLVLIDFWATWCGPCRMQAPILEQLAEEVHEDELKILKMDVDENPNTAREFGIMSIPTLLFKKDGQIVKQVAGVHTKEQLKAILAELS from the coding sequence ATGGTAGCAGCAGTTACAGATGCAACATTCGCTGAAGAGACAAAAGACGGACTGGTTCTGATTGATTTTTGGGCAACTTGGTGTGGTCCATGCCGCATGCAGGCGCCTATCTTGGAGCAGTTGGCGGAGGAAGTTCATGAAGATGAACTGAAAATCCTTAAAATGGATGTGGATGAAAATCCTAATACTGCCCGTGAATTCGGCATTATGTCCATTCCGACCCTTCTGTTCAAGAAAGACGGTCAAATCGTTAAGCAAGTAGCTGGTGTTCATACGAAGGAGCAACTGAAGGCGATTTTGGCAGAATTAAGTTAA
- a CDS encoding GNAT family N-acetyltransferase, which translates to MKLRLENKESEQVQELGNLIRAYNRSKREASISEPLNIFVEDEDGNLMGGLVAETFGYWLEIEYLYVSEALRGQGLGSDILQRAEEEARERKCKYSFVDTFHFQAPDFYKKHGYEEVFRLKEYPYTGERYYYTKEL; encoded by the coding sequence ATGAAATTGAGATTGGAAAATAAAGAATCTGAACAAGTCCAGGAACTTGGGAATTTAATCCGAGCTTATAATCGCTCTAAAAGGGAAGCTTCAATAAGTGAGCCTCTCAATATCTTTGTCGAAGATGAGGACGGAAATTTAATGGGCGGTCTGGTAGCCGAAACGTTTGGTTATTGGCTTGAAATTGAGTATTTATATGTGAGTGAGGCGTTACGAGGGCAAGGGTTGGGCTCGGATATTTTGCAAAGGGCGGAAGAGGAAGCTCGTGAAAGGAAGTGTAAGTATTCATTTGTGGATACCTTTCATTTTCAAGCGCCAGACTTTTATAAGAAGCATGGTTATGAAGAAGTGTTTAGATTAAAAGAATATCCTTATACAGGTGAGCGATACTATTATACGAAAGAGTTATAA
- a CDS encoding endonuclease MutS2 codes for MNHKILETLEFDKIKELFSPYLLTELGELELKQLQPNSKKESIAASFLEMSDMRQIFVQHPHFSLGTIQDIRGLTKRLELDSDLNIEEFLALKRVLAVTHELVSFYEDLENVQLERLDRLFNNLVEFPSIQGSLQAINDGGFLESFASEELSRIRRKIQENEVQVRDILQEILKTKGDMLADQVVASRNGRNVLPVKNTYRNRIAGVVHDISASGSTVYIEPRAVVNLNEEIASSRADERYEIQRILQAMSDMIRPHAAEIANNAWIIGHLDLVRAKVRFMQETGAVVPDLSEEQDIQLLSVRHPLIENAVANDLHFGPDLTEIVITGPNTGGKTIMLKTLGLAQIMAQSGLPILADKGSHVGIFSQIFADIGDEQSIEQSLSTFSSHMTNIVSILEQVDSESLVLLDELGAGTDPQEGAALAIAILEDLRLRQIKTMATTHYPELKAYGIETDWVENASMEFDTDSLRPTYRFMQGVPGRSNAFEIARRLGLSEVIVSHAQEQTNTDSDVNRIIERLEEQTLESRKRLDNIREVEQENLKFNRALKKLYNEFNREKETELNKARLEAQEIVDMALSESESILKNLHDKSSLKPHEIIEAKAQLKKLAPETVDLSKNKVLKQAKKNRAPKVGDDILVTSYGQRGTLVKQLKDGRWEAQVGLIKMTLEEQEFNLLKAEKEQQPKRKQVNVVKRTNTKGPRARLDLRGKRYEEAMEELDAFIDQALLNNMAQVDIIHGIGTGVIREGVTKYLRRNKQVKSFGYAPQNAGGSGATIVIFK; via the coding sequence ATGAATCATAAAATTTTAGAAACATTGGAATTTGATAAAATCAAGGAGCTTTTTTCTCCCTATCTGCTGACTGAGCTGGGAGAATTGGAGTTGAAGCAGCTCCAGCCAAACAGTAAAAAAGAATCAATTGCTGCCTCTTTTTTGGAAATGTCCGATATGCGGCAGATTTTTGTGCAACATCCGCACTTTAGTTTGGGAACGATTCAGGATATTAGGGGCTTGACCAAGCGCCTAGAGCTGGATAGTGACCTGAATATTGAGGAGTTTTTAGCCCTCAAGAGGGTCTTGGCTGTGACGCATGAGCTGGTGTCCTTCTACGAGGACTTGGAAAATGTCCAATTGGAGCGTTTGGATCGTCTTTTTAACAATCTAGTAGAATTTCCTAGTATTCAGGGAAGCCTGCAAGCTATCAATGATGGGGGCTTTCTCGAAAGTTTTGCTAGTGAAGAGTTGAGTCGTATTCGCCGGAAAATCCAAGAAAATGAAGTTCAGGTTCGAGATATTCTTCAAGAGATTCTCAAAACCAAGGGTGACATGCTGGCAGACCAAGTGGTGGCCAGTCGGAACGGCCGTAATGTGCTGCCTGTGAAAAATACCTACCGCAATCGTATTGCGGGCGTCGTTCACGATATTTCGGCCAGCGGTAGTACGGTTTACATTGAGCCGCGGGCGGTGGTTAATCTCAATGAAGAAATTGCTAGCAGTCGGGCGGACGAGCGCTATGAAATTCAGCGGATTTTGCAGGCCATGTCGGATATGATACGGCCTCATGCGGCTGAAATTGCCAACAATGCTTGGATTATTGGACATCTGGACCTGGTGCGTGCCAAGGTCCGCTTCATGCAGGAGACGGGAGCGGTGGTGCCAGACCTGTCGGAGGAGCAGGATATTCAGCTACTTAGTGTCCGCCATCCCCTGATTGAAAATGCAGTGGCTAATGACCTGCATTTCGGGCCGGACTTGACAGAAATTGTCATTACAGGCCCTAATACGGGTGGTAAGACCATCATGCTGAAGACCTTGGGCTTGGCTCAGATCATGGCCCAGTCAGGCCTTCCGATTCTGGCGGACAAGGGTAGCCACGTCGGGATTTTCAGTCAGATTTTTGCAGACATTGGTGATGAGCAGTCCATTGAGCAGAGCCTGTCGACTTTCTCCAGTCACATGACTAATATCGTCTCTATTTTAGAGCAGGTTGATAGCGAGAGTCTGGTTCTGCTGGATGAGCTGGGAGCTGGGACTGACCCTCAGGAGGGAGCAGCTCTGGCCATTGCTATCTTGGAAGATTTAAGGCTAAGACAGATTAAAACCATGGCGACGACCCACTATCCTGAGCTCAAAGCCTATGGGATTGAGACGGACTGGGTGGAAAATGCCAGCATGGAATTTGATACAGATAGTTTGCGGCCGACCTATCGCTTTATGCAGGGAGTACCTGGCCGCTCCAATGCCTTTGAAATTGCTCGGCGTTTGGGCTTGTCGGAAGTTATCGTTAGCCACGCCCAAGAGCAGACCAACACAGACAGCGATGTCAATCGGATCATTGAGCGTCTAGAGGAGCAGACGCTGGAAAGCCGTAAGCGCTTGGATAATATCCGTGAGGTCGAGCAGGAAAATCTCAAATTTAACCGAGCCCTCAAAAAACTTTACAATGAGTTTAATCGAGAAAAGGAAACCGAGCTCAATAAGGCGCGCTTGGAAGCCCAGGAAATCGTTGACATGGCCTTGTCAGAGAGCGAGAGCATTCTCAAAAATCTCCATGATAAATCCAGTCTCAAACCGCATGAGATTATTGAAGCCAAGGCCCAGCTTAAAAAGTTGGCACCAGAAACGGTTGATTTATCAAAGAATAAGGTGCTCAAGCAGGCCAAGAAAAATCGGGCGCCCAAGGTGGGAGATGATATCCTGGTGACCAGCTATGGTCAGCGGGGAACCTTGGTCAAGCAGCTCAAGGACGGACGCTGGGAAGCTCAGGTCGGTCTTATCAAGATGACACTAGAAGAGCAGGAGTTCAACTTACTCAAGGCTGAAAAGGAGCAGCAACCTAAGCGCAAGCAGGTCAATGTGGTCAAGCGAACCAATACCAAAGGTCCAAGAGCCAGATTGGATCTGCGTGGCAAACGCTATGAAGAGGCCATGGAAGAACTCGATGCCTTTATCGATCAGGCCCTTCTCAATAACATGGCTCAGGTGGATATTATCCACGGTATCGGAACGGGTGTTATCCGTGAAGGGGTGACAAAATACCTCCGCCGCAACAAGCAGGTCAAGTCCTTCGGCTATGCACCGCAAAATGCTGGTGGCAGTGGCGCGACGATTGTAATCTTTAAGTAG
- a CDS encoding HIT family protein, giving the protein MADCIFCKIITGEIPSYKVYEDDQVVAFLDISQVTPGHTLVVPKQHFRNLLEMDADSTSQLFARVPDIARKVMKATGAKGMNILNNNEEIAGQTVFHTHVHLAPRYDETDGLQISFEAHEPDFPALAQLAEKITQA; this is encoded by the coding sequence ATGGCTGATTGCATTTTTTGTAAGATTATCACAGGGGAAATCCCCTCTTATAAAGTTTATGAAGACGACCAGGTAGTAGCCTTTCTAGACATTTCTCAGGTCACTCCAGGCCATACTTTGGTCGTTCCCAAACAGCACTTCAGAAACCTTCTAGAAATGGATGCAGATAGCACAAGCCAGCTCTTCGCTCGTGTCCCAGACATCGCCCGCAAGGTCATGAAAGCAACAGGTGCCAAAGGCATGAACATTCTTAATAACAACGAAGAAATTGCCGGCCAGACCGTCTTCCATACACATGTCCATCTAGCCCCTCGCTACGATGAGACAGACGGCTTACAAATCAGCTTTGAAGCCCACGAACCAGATTTTCCAGCCTTGGCTCAATTGGCTGAAAAAATTACCCAAGCTTAA
- a CDS encoding CvpA family protein: MFAIIILLILAWSFYIGYSRGIVLQGYYAAMTIVSMLVAGALYQGLAKSISLWVPYASAVKGSSTYFFANSQLFHLDKVFYAGLAYLLVFSLVYIVGRFFGIFVNLIPYPNKWDTKVFNMVSGAIAVFISLFVIEMGLTILATVPMSFIQERLNSSLLIRFIINHTPVTSYILHDLWVTKIIG, from the coding sequence GTGTTTGCAATTATTATTTTACTAATATTAGCTTGGAGCTTTTATATTGGCTACTCGCGTGGGATTGTTCTGCAGGGATATTATGCTGCGATGACGATTGTATCCATGCTGGTGGCTGGAGCTCTATATCAGGGCTTGGCTAAGTCTATCAGCTTGTGGGTGCCCTATGCTAGCGCTGTCAAAGGCAGCTCGACTTATTTCTTTGCAAATTCCCAACTTTTCCATTTGGATAAGGTTTTTTATGCGGGGCTGGCTTATCTTCTTGTTTTCAGTCTTGTTTATATAGTAGGCCGCTTTTTTGGGATTTTTGTAAATTTAATTCCCTATCCGAATAAGTGGGATACCAAAGTTTTCAATATGGTTAGTGGGGCTATTGCGGTCTTCATCTCACTCTTTGTCATCGAGATGGGACTGACTATTTTAGCTACTGTACCCATGTCCTTTATCCAAGAACGCTTAAATTCGAGTTTGCTGATTCGGTTTATTATCAATCACACGCCTGTAACTTCATACATTTTACATGACCTTTGGGTCACAAAAATTATCGGATAA
- the rpoE gene encoding DNA-directed RNA polymerase subunit delta — protein MELEVFAGQEKSELSMIEVARAILELRGRDHEMYFDELVNEIQNYLEKSNSEIREALPLFYTELNVDGSFIPLGDNKWGLRSWYAIDEVDEEIIALEETDEEDEPKKRKKKRVNAFMDGDEDAIDYSDDDPEDEDSYEEDPALSYDEDNPDDEKSEVEAYDAEINEIAPDDLGEEVELNEEDDEYSDDDQDVEDEE, from the coding sequence TTGGAATTAGAAGTATTTGCAGGACAAGAAAAAAGTGAGCTTTCGATGATTGAGGTAGCACGTGCCATCTTAGAATTGCGCGGGCGTGACCATGAAATGTATTTCGATGAGCTTGTTAATGAAATTCAAAATTATCTGGAGAAATCAAATAGCGAAATCCGAGAAGCACTGCCTCTATTTTATACAGAACTGAATGTAGATGGCAGTTTCATCCCACTTGGTGACAATAAATGGGGTCTTCGTTCTTGGTATGCGATTGACGAAGTCGATGAAGAAATCATCGCTTTGGAAGAAACAGACGAGGAAGATGAGCCTAAGAAACGCAAGAAAAAACGTGTTAATGCCTTTATGGATGGCGACGAAGATGCGATTGATTACAGCGATGATGATCCTGAAGATGAGGACTCTTATGAAGAGGATCCAGCTCTTTCATATGATGAAGATAACCCAGATGATGAAAAGAGTGAGGTTGAAGCCTACGATGCTGAAATCAATGAAATAGCTCCAGATGATCTCGGCGAAGAAGTTGAGTTAAATGAAGAAGACGATGAATATTCTGACGATGATCAGGATGTTGAAGACGAAGAATAA
- a CDS encoding ABC transporter permease, giving the protein MKEVFAKRKQDFRQRCLKYLRYVLNDHFVLFLLIFLGFLAVQYNQLLRNFPSQSWPIIVGLVLFSVLILPFGGIATYLEKPDMLFLLVQEQAVIEFVKGQIQRSYILFGLLQTLLLLLLAPLFLALGLPIWGFGLYCLLMLLLKWLVFQFKGRRFFLVDRLDWQFAIAAEEGRKQKVLRFFALFTNVKGISNSVKRRAYLDGLTRLLPKIHAKTWQNMFLRSYLRNGDLFPLTLRLLLLALLTIAFVSQPWIAAGFVVLFNYLLLFQLLALYEAFDYQYLTQLFPLDSRSKIKGSRQVITGIGYSVLLFETLVAALCFQDKIAVLALLGMTTFLYLVYLPYKLKRLVD; this is encoded by the coding sequence ATGAAAGAAGTATTTGCTAAACGCAAGCAGGATTTCCGTCAGCGCTGCCTGAAGTATTTGCGCTATGTTCTCAATGATCACTTTGTCCTGTTTTTATTGATTTTTCTCGGATTTCTGGCGGTTCAGTACAATCAATTGCTGCGGAATTTCCCTAGTCAGTCTTGGCCGATAATAGTAGGATTAGTCTTGTTTTCTGTGCTCATTCTTCCTTTTGGCGGTATTGCAACCTATCTGGAGAAGCCAGACATGCTCTTCTTGCTGGTGCAGGAGCAGGCAGTCATTGAGTTTGTTAAGGGACAAATCCAGCGGTCTTATATCCTCTTTGGCCTACTACAAACCTTGTTGCTGCTTTTGTTAGCGCCCCTGTTTTTGGCTCTAGGTTTGCCAATCTGGGGCTTTGGGCTGTACTGTCTCCTTATGTTATTGCTAAAATGGCTAGTCTTTCAGTTCAAGGGACGTCGCTTTTTCTTGGTTGACCGCCTCGATTGGCAGTTTGCAATTGCAGCTGAGGAAGGGCGCAAGCAGAAAGTTCTTCGTTTCTTCGCCCTCTTTACAAATGTAAAAGGCATTTCCAATAGTGTTAAAAGAAGAGCTTACTTGGACGGGCTGACGAGACTTTTGCCTAAGATCCATGCCAAGACTTGGCAAAATATGTTTCTGCGCTCTTATCTTCGCAATGGCGATCTATTCCCTCTGACCTTGCGTCTCCTGCTTTTAGCCCTGCTGACAATTGCTTTTGTTAGCCAGCCTTGGATTGCTGCAGGTTTTGTCGTCCTATTCAACTATCTGTTGCTCTTTCAGTTGCTGGCCTTGTATGAAGCCTTTGATTATCAGTATCTAACCCAGCTTTTCCCGCTGGATAGCAGGTCTAAAATCAAGGGATCAAGACAGGTTATTACAGGGATTGGATACAGTGTCTTACTGTTTGAAACGCTAGTAGCAGCGCTTTGTTTTCAAGATAAAATAGCTGTGCTAGCATTGCTTGGGATGACGACCTTCTTGTATCTTGTCTATTTGCCATATAAGCTGAAAAGATTGGTTGACTAA
- the ccrZ gene encoding cell cycle regulator CcrZ, giving the protein MVLVDNELTLTPIAGKSGKAYMGTYPDGGRVFVKMNTTPILAGLAREQIAPQLLWSRRLPDGNVMSGQEWLSGAILTPNDMSKKQVINILTRLHRSRPLMTQLAKLGYILETPIDLINSWLNQAPVVLRNNQYLQSIIRDLRQTVPAFREDYATIVHGDVRHSNWFQTDSGLIYLVDWDSVRLTDRMLDVAHILSHYIPDTNWQEWLTYYGYKYNDKVVKKLYWFGQYSYLMQIAKYYENNDLENVNREIYALRNFRSKYGKVR; this is encoded by the coding sequence ATGGTCTTGGTTGATAACGAGCTAACCCTGACACCAATAGCTGGTAAGAGCGGAAAGGCCTATATGGGAACTTATCCAGACGGGGGGCGAGTTTTCGTCAAGATGAATACGACCCCGATTCTGGCAGGTTTAGCCAGAGAACAAATTGCTCCGCAACTTCTGTGGAGTCGACGCTTGCCAGATGGCAATGTTATGAGTGGCCAAGAATGGCTTTCAGGTGCCATTTTAACACCAAATGACATGTCGAAAAAGCAAGTAATCAATATTTTAACGCGTTTGCATCGGTCGCGCCCTCTGATGACTCAGTTGGCTAAATTGGGTTATATTTTGGAAACGCCGATCGATTTAATCAATAGCTGGCTCAATCAAGCGCCGGTCGTTTTGAGGAACAATCAGTACCTGCAATCTATTATTCGGGATTTGCGGCAAACGGTCCCTGCTTTCCGTGAGGACTATGCGACGATTGTCCACGGGGATGTGCGCCATAGCAACTGGTTCCAGACGGACAGTGGCTTGATTTATTTGGTGGATTGGGATTCCGTTCGCTTGACGGATAGAATGTTGGATGTGGCTCATATCTTGAGTCACTATATCCCAGATACCAATTGGCAGGAGTGGCTGACCTACTACGGTTATAAGTACAATGACAAGGTTGTCAAAAAACTGTATTGGTTTGGTCAATACTCTTATCTGATGCAGATTGCTAAATATTACGAAAACAATGATTTAGAAAATGTGAACCGGGAGATTTACGCTCTACGCAACTTCCGTTCTAAGTATGGAAAGGTAAGATGA
- a CDS encoding ABC transporter ATP-binding protein, whose protein sequence is MAMIEVEHLQKNFVKTVKEPGLKGALRSFIHPEKQTFEAVKDLTFEVPKGQILGFIGANGAGKSTTIKMLTGILKPTSGFCRINGKIPQDNRQDYVKDIGVVFGQRTQLWWDLALQETYTVLKEIYDVPDSLFHKRMDFLNEVLDLKEFIKDPVRTLSLGQRMRADIAASLLHNPKVLFLDEPTIGLDVSVKDNIRRAITQINQEEETTILLTTHDLSDIEQLCDRIFMIDKGQEIFDGTVSQLKETFGKMKTLSFELLPGQSHLDSHFEGLPDMTIDRQGNSLNIQYDSSRYQSADIIKQTLSDFEIRDLKMVDTDIEDIIRRFYRKEL, encoded by the coding sequence ATGGCAATGATTGAAGTGGAACATCTTCAGAAAAATTTTGTGAAGACAGTGAAGGAACCTGGGTTAAAGGGTGCTTTGCGCTCCTTTATTCATCCTGAAAAGCAGACCTTTGAAGCAGTCAAGGATTTAACCTTTGAGGTTCCAAAAGGACAAATTTTAGGCTTTATCGGGGCCAATGGTGCTGGAAAGTCAACGACCATCAAAATGCTGACAGGAATTTTAAAACCGACGTCTGGTTTTTGTCGGATTAATGGCAAGATTCCGCAGGATAATCGTCAAGACTATGTCAAGGACATTGGAGTTGTTTTTGGTCAACGTACCCAGCTATGGTGGGATTTGGCTCTGCAAGAGACCTACACGGTCTTGAAAGAGATTTACGATGTGCCAGATTCGCTCTTCCACAAGAGAATGGATTTTTTAAATGAAGTCTTGGATTTGAAAGAATTTATTAAAGATCCCGTGCGAACTCTTTCACTTGGGCAACGGATGCGGGCGGACATTGCGGCTTCCTTGCTCCACAATCCTAAAGTTCTCTTTTTAGATGAGCCGACCATTGGTTTGGATGTGTCGGTCAAGGATAACATTCGTCGGGCTATTACCCAGATCAATCAAGAGGAAGAGACCACTATTCTCTTGACCACTCACGACTTGAGCGATATTGAGCAACTCTGTGATCGAATTTTTATGATTGACAAGGGGCAGGAGATTTTTGATGGAACGGTGAGCCAGCTCAAGGAGACCTTTGGAAAGATGAAGACTCTCTCCTTTGAACTGCTACCAGGTCAAAGTCATCTAGACTCTCATTTTGAAGGCTTGCCTGATATGACCATTGATAGACAAGGAAATAGCCTCAACATTCAATACGATAGTTCCCGCTATCAGTCAGCTGATATTATCAAGCAAACCTTGTCTGATTTTGAGATTCGCGATTTGAAGATGGTGGATACGGATATTGAGGATATTATTCGTCGCTTCTACCGAAAGGAGCTCTAA
- a CDS encoding ABC transporter permease, translated as MVKLWRRYKPFINAGIQELITYRVNFLLYRIGDVMGAFVEFYLWKAVFDSSQESLIQGFSMADITLYIIMSFVTNLLTRSDSSFMIGEEVKDGSIIMRLLRPVHFAASYLFTELGSKWLIFISVGLPFLSVIVLMKILSRQGVVEVLGLTILYLFSLILAYLINFFFNICFGFSAFVFKNLWGSNLLKNSLIDFMSGSLIPLAFFPKIVSDILSFLPFSSLIYTPVMIIVGKYDASQILQALLLQFFWLIVMVGLSQLIWKRVQSFITIQGG; from the coding sequence ATGGTCAAATTGTGGCGACGTTATAAACCCTTTATCAATGCAGGGATTCAGGAGTTGATTACCTATCGAGTCAACTTTCTTCTTTATCGGATTGGCGATGTCATGGGTGCTTTTGTGGAATTTTATCTCTGGAAGGCTGTCTTTGATTCCTCGCAAGAGTCTTTGATTCAGGGTTTCAGTATGGCAGATATCACCCTCTACATCATCATGAGTTTTGTGACCAATCTCTTGACCAGATCGGATAGCTCCTTTATGATTGGTGAGGAGGTCAAGGATGGTTCCATTATCATGCGTTTGTTGAGACCAGTGCATTTTGCGGCTTCTTATCTTTTCACAGAACTTGGTTCCAAGTGGTTGATTTTTATCTCTGTTGGACTGCCATTTTTAAGTGTCATCGTATTGATGAAAATTTTATCTAGGCAAGGGGTTGTAGAAGTGCTAGGATTAACCATCCTTTATCTCTTTAGCTTAATCCTAGCCTACCTGATCAACTTTTTCTTTAATATCTGTTTTGGATTTTCAGCCTTTGTGTTTAAAAATTTATGGGGCTCTAATCTGCTTAAGAATTCTCTGATTGACTTTATGTCTGGGAGTTTGATTCCCTTGGCTTTCTTTCCAAAGATCGTATCAGATATTCTGTCCTTCTTGCCTTTTTCATCCTTGATTTATACTCCAGTCATGATCATTGTTGGAAAATACGATGCCAGTCAGATTCTTCAAGCACTCTTGCTACAGTTCTTCTGGCTCATAGTGATGGTGGGCTTGTCTCAGTTGATTTGGAAACGAGTCCAGTCATTTATCACCATTCAGGGAGGTTAA
- a CDS encoding sigma-70 family RNA polymerase sigma factor, with amino-acid sequence MNFKERYEKVQWIVRRCARDYYVHLWENSDWEQEGMLIYHQLEESHPDISQDESRLYRYFKTKFRNHIHDILRKQESQKRCFDRQSYEEVSTISHRLSQRELALDDLVALRSLLAAYTSGLNEEQLDLYHRLLGDERFKGRKSLLLELRDYLSDFSGTLL; translated from the coding sequence ATGAACTTCAAGGAACGCTATGAGAAAGTGCAGTGGATTGTTCGGCGCTGTGCACGGGATTATTATGTACATTTATGGGAGAATAGTGATTGGGAACAAGAAGGGATGTTGATCTATCACCAGCTGGAAGAAAGCCATCCAGATATCAGTCAAGACGAAAGTCGCCTCTATCGCTACTTCAAGACAAAATTCCGCAATCATATTCATGACATCCTTCGCAAGCAAGAGAGTCAAAAACGGTGCTTTGATCGCCAGTCCTATGAGGAAGTCAGCACCATTAGTCATAGACTGAGTCAGCGAGAACTAGCTTTAGATGATTTGGTTGCTCTTCGCAGCTTGCTAGCAGCCTACACCTCGGGCTTAAATGAAGAACAATTAGATCTATACCACCGCTTGTTAGGCGACGAACGCTTCAAGGGCCGGAAAAGTCTGTTGCTCGAATTGAGGGACTACTTATCAGATTTTTCTGGGACGCTTTTATAG
- a CDS encoding ABC transporter ATP-binding protein, whose amino-acid sequence MLEIKGLTGGYINIPVLKDISFEVGDGQLVGLIGLNGAGKSTTINEIIGLLTPYKGEIRIDGLQLRENPSAYRKKIGFIPETPSLYEELTLREHIETVAMAYDIEQEVAFERVESLLTIFRLKDKLDWFPVHFSKGMKQKVMIICAFVVDPSLFIVDEPFLGLDPVAIADLIQLLDEEKKKGKSILMSTHVLDSAEKMCDSFVILHKGQVRAKGNLAELRVQFQMPEASLNDIYLALTEEVAL is encoded by the coding sequence ATGTTAGAAATCAAAGGCCTTACAGGAGGCTATATTAACATTCCTGTTTTGAAAGATATTAGCTTTGAAGTGGGCGATGGTCAGCTGGTTGGGCTGATTGGTCTCAATGGTGCTGGTAAATCCACCACCATCAATGAAATTATCGGTTTATTGACGCCTTATAAGGGAGAAATTCGGATTGATGGTTTGCAGCTGCGAGAAAATCCTAGTGCCTACCGTAAGAAGATTGGTTTTATCCCAGAGACACCGAGTCTCTACGAAGAGCTGACCCTACGTGAGCATATTGAAACGGTGGCCATGGCTTACGATATCGAGCAGGAAGTTGCTTTTGAGCGCGTGGAGAGCTTGTTGACTATCTTCCGACTGAAGGATAAATTGGACTGGTTTCCAGTGCATTTCTCTAAGGGGATGAAGCAGAAGGTCATGATTATCTGTGCTTTCGTGGTAGATCCTAGTCTTTTTATCGTGGACGAACCCTTTTTGGGGCTGGATCCGGTAGCTATTGCAGACCTTATCCAGCTCTTGGATGAGGAAAAGAAAAAAGGTAAATCCATCCTCATGAGTACCCACGTACTGGATTCGGCTGAGAAGATGTGTGATAGCTTTGTGATTTTGCATAAAGGGCAGGTGCGCGCTAAGGGCAATTTAGCTGAGTTGCGAGTGCAATTTCAGATGCCGGAAGCTAGTCTCAATGACATCTATCTTGCCTTGACGGAAGAGGTTGCCTTATGA
- the trmB gene encoding tRNA (guanosine(46)-N7)-methyltransferase TrmB, with protein sequence MRVRNRKGATELLEANPHYVILNPADAKGKWREIFGNDHPIHIEVGSGKGAFITGMAKANPDINYIGIDIQKSVLSYALDKVLVADVPNIKLLWVDGSDLTNYFADGEIDRLYLNFSDPWPKKRHEKRRLTYKSFLDTFKQILPEKGEIHFKTDNRGLFEYSLVSFSQYGMVLKGVWLDLHASDFEGNVLTEYEQKFSSKGQVIYRVEAEFQ encoded by the coding sequence ATGAGAGTAAGAAATCGTAAGGGGGCGACTGAACTATTAGAAGCCAACCCCCACTATGTAATTCTAAATCCAGCTGATGCCAAGGGAAAGTGGCGGGAAATTTTTGGTAATGACCACCCTATCCACATTGAAGTCGGAAGTGGCAAGGGGGCCTTTATCACAGGAATGGCCAAGGCTAATCCAGATATCAACTATATCGGAATTGACATTCAGAAGTCTGTTCTCAGCTATGCTTTGGATAAGGTTTTGGTGGCTGATGTACCCAATATTAAGCTGCTCTGGGTGGATGGTTCAGATTTGACCAACTACTTTGCAGACGGAGAGATTGATCGGCTTTATTTGAATTTCTCTGATCCGTGGCCTAAGAAGCGGCATGAAAAACGCCGGCTGACCTATAAGTCTTTCTTGGATACGTTTAAGCAGATTTTGCCAGAAAAAGGAGAAATCCACTTCAAGACGGATAATCGTGGCTTGTTTGAATACAGTCTGGTCAGCTTTTCGCAGTATGGCATGGTTCTCAAAGGTGTTTGGCTGGATCTTCATGCCAGTGACTTTGAAGGCAATGTTCTAACCGAATATGAGCAAAAATTCTCTAGCAAGGGTCAGGTTATTTACCGAGTTGAAGCAGAGTTTCAATAA
- the zapA gene encoding cell division protein ZapA: MANLNRYKFTFGNKTLTLTTEHDNLFMEEVERVAKEKYKAIKEQMPAADDEVLAILLAINSLSTQLSREIEFDDKEKELESLRRKMLSELREKSANTGER, from the coding sequence ATGGCAAATTTGAATAGATATAAGTTTACATTTGGAAACAAAACCTTAACTTTAACAACAGAACACGATAATCTTTTTATGGAAGAAGTGGAGCGGGTTGCTAAGGAAAAATATAAGGCTATTAAAGAGCAGATGCCTGCGGCAGATGATGAAGTCTTGGCCATTTTGTTGGCGATTAATAGTTTATCTACTCAGCTCAGTCGCGAGATTGAATTTGATGATAAGGAAAAAGAATTGGAAAGTCTTCGTCGCAAAATGCTTAGCGAATTAAGAGAAAAGTCAGCTAATACAGGGGAAAGATAG